A section of the Cutibacterium granulosum genome encodes:
- a CDS encoding RNA-binding protein: MLADALEHLVSGIVANPDDVRVRDKDLRRGRMLEVRVNPSDIGKVIGRQGRTASALRTVISALSGGEQVRVDFVDVDRRGARRR, translated from the coding sequence ATGCTCGCTGACGCACTGGAGCACTTGGTCAGCGGCATCGTCGCCAATCCTGACGATGTCCGCGTGCGCGACAAGGACCTGCGCCGAGGCCGGATGCTCGAGGTTCGCGTGAACCCCTCCGACATCGGCAAGGTCATCGGTCGTCAGGGCCGTACCGCATCTGCACTGCGCACGGTGATCTCGGCGCTGTCCGGCGGTGAGCAGGTCCGCGTCGATTTCGTTGACGTTGACCGGCGCGGCGCACGTCGCCGCTGA
- the rpsP gene encoding 30S ribosomal protein S16 gives MATKIRLKRFGKIRTPHYRVVVMDSRTKRDGRAIEEIGQYHPKSDPSEITVDSERVQYWLGVGAQPTEAVIALLKRTGDWQKFTGDTTAAGIDPQPTRQDKDELFAAALAEEDDAPREAITKKADETKDDEAKADEAESSSDEA, from the coding sequence GTGGCTACCAAGATTCGTCTGAAGCGTTTCGGCAAGATTCGTACCCCCCACTACCGCGTCGTCGTCATGGACTCGCGTACCAAGCGCGACGGCCGCGCGATCGAGGAGATCGGCCAGTACCACCCCAAGAGCGATCCTTCGGAGATCACCGTCGACTCCGAGCGCGTCCAGTACTGGCTCGGCGTGGGTGCCCAGCCCACCGAGGCCGTCATCGCCCTGCTCAAGCGCACCGGTGACTGGCAGAAGTTCACCGGCGACACCACCGCCGCCGGAATCGACCCACAGCCGACCCGTCAGGACAAGGACGAGCTCTTCGCCGCTGCCTTGGCCGAGGAGGATGACGCTCCTCGGGAGGCCATCACCAAGAAGGCGGATGAGACCAAGGACGATGAGGCCAAGGCCGACGAGGCCGAGTCCTCCTCCGACGAGGCCTGA
- a CDS encoding amidohydrolase family protein yields MPEQVLPHFHGHDHPHPRLPAGQRLAPAQDLHIRGVVLPAGEVRDLWIHDGQCVEGPLPHARTLASECWVIPGLVDAHNHIGLDGHGAVDRETAEEQARVESRVGTLLIRDAGSPSDTHWIDARDDLPRMIRAGRHIARPKRYIRNYAAEVDPDDLVAEVERQAVAGDGWVKLVGDWIDRSIGDLAPLWPTDVARAAITRAHELGAKVTAHCFSEEAPAQLVAAGIDCIEHGTGLTDETIELMASRQVALVPTLVNIQTFPNIAARAEAKYPVYAAHMRSLHQRHVDTVGKAVDAGVPVYAGTDAGGTIAHGQISTEIRLLSQLRDPLFGLGAASWRARSWLTGDQTAAGLGVGAAADLLVLDADPRRDVTAIAHPTFVVLRGRVLRDR; encoded by the coding sequence ATGCCCGAGCAGGTGCTGCCGCATTTCCACGGTCACGACCATCCCCACCCGCGCCTTCCCGCCGGTCAACGGCTCGCCCCGGCGCAGGACCTGCACATCCGCGGCGTCGTGCTTCCGGCTGGAGAGGTTCGCGATCTCTGGATCCATGATGGTCAGTGCGTCGAGGGGCCATTGCCGCATGCCCGGACCCTGGCGTCCGAGTGCTGGGTGATCCCTGGTCTCGTTGACGCCCACAATCACATCGGCCTGGATGGCCACGGAGCCGTCGACCGGGAGACTGCCGAGGAGCAGGCCCGGGTGGAGTCACGGGTGGGTACCCTGCTCATCCGCGACGCCGGGTCTCCCAGCGACACGCACTGGATCGACGCCCGCGACGACCTGCCTCGGATGATTCGAGCGGGACGTCACATCGCCCGACCCAAGCGCTACATCCGCAACTATGCCGCCGAGGTCGATCCGGACGATCTCGTCGCCGAGGTGGAGCGACAGGCCGTGGCCGGGGACGGTTGGGTGAAGCTCGTCGGTGACTGGATCGACAGGTCGATCGGTGATCTTGCACCACTGTGGCCAACCGACGTCGCACGTGCCGCCATCACCCGAGCCCATGAACTCGGTGCCAAGGTGACGGCACACTGTTTCAGCGAGGAGGCTCCCGCCCAGCTCGTCGCAGCCGGAATCGACTGCATCGAGCATGGCACCGGTCTCACCGACGAGACGATCGAGCTCATGGCGAGCAGGCAGGTGGCCCTGGTGCCGACGCTCGTCAACATCCAGACTTTCCCGAACATTGCTGCCCGGGCCGAGGCCAAGTACCCGGTGTACGCCGCGCACATGCGTTCGCTGCACCAACGCCATGTGGACACGGTGGGCAAGGCCGTTGATGCCGGGGTTCCGGTCTATGCGGGCACCGACGCCGGAGGCACGATAGCCCACGGCCAGATCTCCACCGAGATCCGTCTGTTGTCGCAGCTGCGAGATCCCCTCTTCGGCCTGGGGGCAGCGTCCTGGCGAGCTCGCAGCTGGCTCACAGGCGACCAGACGGCTGCCGGTTTGGGGGTTGGTGCCGCAGCCGATCTGCTCGTCCTCGACGCCGATCCACGTCGCGACGTCACGGCTATCGCCCATCCCACGTTCGTCGTCCTGCGTGGTCGGGTGCTCCGCGACAGGTGA